The nucleotide window GAGCGTGCTCGAGGTCTTTTACGACCGCGGGTACATCGACGGGTTCCAGCTCGTCGAGGACGGCACGACCGAGCAGTTCGAGGTCGAACTGAAAGGCGCGATCAACGAATGTGGCCCCGTCAACCCCCGCTACTCCGCGGGTGCCGACGAGTTCGAGAAGTGGGAGAAGCGGTTTCTCCCGGCCCGCGACTACGGGACGCTCGTCGTCACGACCTCGCATGGCATCATGAGCCACTACGAGGCCCGCGAGCAGGGGATCGGCGGCCAGGTCATCGCATACGTATACTAATGCCACGAGTCACACTCCAGACCCCCGAGGACGTGAGCGCCGAGATGGACCATCTCGAGCTCACCGTCGAGGGACCGGAAGGGAGCGTTACCCGTCGGCTGTGGTACCCCGACGTCTCCGTCGCGGTCGATGGCGGCGAGGTCGTCATCGAGAGCGACGCCGACGACGCCAAGACCATGTCCACGCTGGGGACCTTCGAGAGTCACGTCCGGAACATGTTCCACGGCGTGACCGAGGGCTGGGAGTACGAGATGGAAGTCTTCTACTCCCACTTCCCGATGCAGGTCACCGTCGAGGGCGACGAGGTCGTCATCGAGAACTTCCTCGGCGAGACCGCCCCGCGGCGGACCGAGGTCCACGGCGACACCGACGTCGAGGTCAGCGAGGAGCGGATCACGCTCCGAGGCCCCGACATCGAGGCCGTCGGACAGACCGCAGCCGACATCGAACAGCTGACCCGCGTCCAGGAGAAGGACGTCCGGGTCTTCCAGGACGGCGTCTACATCACGAACAAACCGAACCGGGGTGACGCCTGATGAGCGACGAGGACGCCGAGGAACTGACCTCGGTCGCCGGCGTCGACGAGGAGACCGCCGAGGCGCTCCGCGAGGCCGGCTACGAGACCGTCGCGGACCTGGCCGCCGCGAGCACCGACGACCTCTCCGAGGTCGAGGGCATCAGCACGGCCCTGGCCGCCCGGATCGAGGCCGACGTCGGCGAGGTCGAGGTCGACGAAGACGTCGAGGCCGAGGAAGTCGAAGACGAGGCTGAGGAGGCCGAGACGGAGGCCACAGCGGAAGACGAAGCAGACGACGAGTCGGACGCCGCCGGTGAAGACGATGAAGAGGAACCCGACGGGGCCGAGGACGACGAGGGGCCGGAGGTCGAGGACCTGACCGACATCAGCGGCGTCGGCGACGCGAAGGCGGAGACGCTTCGCGAGGCCGGCTACGGGACCGTCGAGGACGTCCGCGCCGCGAGCCAGGACGACCTGGCCGACGTCGACGGCGTCGGGATGGCGCTGGCCGCCCGGATCAAGGCCGACGTCGGCGACCTCGAAGTCAGCGAGGAGGTCGAGGCCGAGGTCGAGGACGAGACCGAACCCGAGGAGGAGGGCGTCGAGACGGAACTGCGCCCCCGCGGCCTGGTCGACAAGACGCCGGACCTGGACGAGAACGCGGAGCGGCTGCTCGCCCAGCGCCGCCGGGTCTCCAAGCCGAAGTTCAACCGCCAGGACCACCACAAGAAAAAGCGGGTGTCGACCTCCTGGCGCCGACCCCGCGGCCAGCTCTCCAAGCAGCGCCGCGGCATCAAGGGCAAAGGCGACACCGTCCAGGCGGGCTTTCGCTCGCCGGAGGCGGTGCGTGGCCTGCACCCCTCGGGCTTCGAGGAGGTGCGGGTCCACAACGTCGACGACCTCGAGGGCCTCGACGGCGACCGGGAAGCGGTGCGGATCGCCTCCAAAGTCGGCGGCCGCAAGCGCGAGCGCATCGAGGACGAGGCCGAGGAACGCGGCATCCGCGTCCTGAATCCCACCTACGAGGAAGTGGAGGTGGAGGGATGACGGACCTGAGCGCACAGAAGCGGCTGGCCTCGGACGTACTGGATGTCGGCAAGAACAAGGTCTGGTTCGACCCCGAACGCCAGGGCGACATCGCGGAGGCGATCACCCGCGAGGACGTCCGCGAGCTGGTCGACGAGGGCGCGATCCGCGCCGACGAGCCCGAGGGTAATTCCCGTGGCCGGGCCCGCGAGCGCCAGCAGAAACGCGCCTACGGCCACCAGACAGGCCCCGGCTCCCGGCGCGGCAAGGCCGGCGCCCGCCAGGACCCCAAGGGTGACTGGCAGTCCCGGATCCGGGCCCAGCGCGAGCGGCTCAAGGAGCTGCGCGACGGGGGCGACCTCGAGCGGAGCGCCTACCGGGACCTCTACGACAAGGCAGGCGGCGGGGAGTTCGACTCCGTCGCGGACATGGAGCGGTTCATCGACGAGAACTACGGTGATACATAATGGCAACAGGACCACGCTACACGGTACCCTTGCGGCGTCGCCGCGAGGGCCGGACGAACTACCATCAGCGGTTGCGCCTGCTGAAATCCGGCAAACCGCGGCTGGTCGCTCGGAAGAGCAACCAACACGTCAGGGCGCAGCTGGTGACCACCGGCCCCCAGGGCGACAACACGATAGCGAGTGCAGTGTCGAGTGACCTCGAGGAGTACGGCTGGGAGGCACCCACCGGAAACATGCCCGCGGCCTACCTGACCGGCCTGCTGGCGGGGAAACGCGCCATCGAGGCCGGCCTCGAGGAGGCGGTGCTCGACATCGGGCTGAACTCCCCGACGCCGGGGAGCAAGGTCTTCGCAGTACAGGAAGGTGCGATCGACGCCGGGCTGGAGATCCCCCACAACGACGACGTGCTGGCCGACTGGTCCCGGACCCGCGGCGAGCACATCGCCGAGTACGCCGAAAGCGAGGGGGGGCTCTACGGCGGCGACTTCGACGCGACCGACCTGCCCGACCACTTCGACGAGACACGCGAACGACTCATGGAGGAACTATGAGCGCAGACGGCTGGGAACCGCAGACGCGGCTGGGCCGAAAGGTCGCAGACGGCGAGATCGACACGATGCAGGACGCGCTGAACGCCGGCCTGCCGCTGAAGGAACCCGAACTGGTCGACCAGCTCGTCCCCGACCTGGAGGACGAAGTACTCGACATCAACATGGTCCAGCGGATGACCGACTCCGGACGGCGCGTGAAGTTCCGCGTCGTCGTCGTCGTCGGCAACCGCGACGGCCTGGTGGGCTACGCCGAGGGGCGCGACGACCAGGTCGGCGGTGCGATCCAGAAGGCCATCGAGATCGGGAAGCTGAACCTGATCGACGTCTCCCGGGGCTGTGGCTCGTGGGAGTGTGGCTGTGGCCGCCCGCACACGGTCGCGCTTCGGACGACCGGCAAGGCCGGCTCCGTGGAAGTCGAGCTCCAGCCGGCCCCGCGCGGGCTCGGGCTCGCGGGCGGGGAGACCGTCCGCAAGGTGCTCGAACTCGCCGGGATCGAGGACATCTGGACCCGCTCGTCGGGCAACACCCGAACCACCGTGAATTTCGCGAAGGCGACGTTCAACGCCCTCCGGAAGACGGCCGAGGCCCGGGTGCCCCAGCGAGCCTTCGAGGAGCGCGAGGTGATCGAATGAAGGCCGTCGTCCAGCTGCGGGGCGAGGTCGACGTCAGCGGCGACGTCGTCGACACCCTCGAAATGTTGAACGTCGGCCGGGTCAACCACGCGACGCTGGTGCCCGAGACCCCGACCTACGAGGGGATGGTCACGAAGGTCAACGACGTGGTCGCCCACGGCGAGCCAAGCGCCGACGTGGTCGCCGAACTGCTGCGCCGGCGGGGCGACCCCGCGGAGGGCACCGCAGAGGTCGACGACGAGTGGGTCGCCGACAACACCGACTACGACGACGTCGACGCGCTGGCGGCGGCGCTCGTGGCGGAGGAGACCACCCTGCAGGAGCAGGGGCTCTCGCCGACGCTGCGCCTGCACCCGCCGCGTGGCGGCCACGACGGTATCAAGAAGTCCGTGGTCGAGGGCGGCCAGCTCGGCCCCCACGACACCGAGGCGATCGACGGCCTGCTGGAGGCGATGCGATAATGACAAACAAGAAAAAGCGACAGCGCGGCTCGCGAACCCACGGCGGCGGCTCGCACAAGAACCGGCGCGGTGCCGGCCACCGCGGCGGCCGCGGGGCTGCCGGCCGCGACAAACACGAGTTCCACAACTACGAGCCGCTCGGCAAGTCCGGCTTCTCCCGGCCCGAGAAAGTGAAGGAGGACGTGGCGACGGTCGACGTCCGCGAGCTCGACGAGGACGCGGCCGTCCTGGCCGCCGAGGGGGTCGCGGAGGAGACCGGCTCGGGCTACCGGGTCGACGCCCGTGACGTCGTCGAGGACGGCCACGAGGCCGACGTGGTG belongs to Salinirussus salinus and includes:
- a CDS encoding 50S ribosomal protein L6, with amino-acid sequence MPRVTLQTPEDVSAEMDHLELTVEGPEGSVTRRLWYPDVSVAVDGGEVVIESDADDAKTMSTLGTFESHVRNMFHGVTEGWEYEMEVFYSHFPMQVTVEGDEVVIENFLGETAPRRTEVHGDTDVEVSEERITLRGPDIEAVGQTAADIEQLTRVQEKDVRVFQDGVYITNKPNRGDA
- a CDS encoding 50S ribosomal protein L32e → MSDEDAEELTSVAGVDEETAEALREAGYETVADLAAASTDDLSEVEGISTALAARIEADVGEVEVDEDVEAEEVEDEAEEAETEATAEDEADDESDAAGEDDEEEPDGAEDDEGPEVEDLTDISGVGDAKAETLREAGYGTVEDVRAASQDDLADVDGVGMALAARIKADVGDLEVSEEVEAEVEDETEPEEEGVETELRPRGLVDKTPDLDENAERLLAQRRRVSKPKFNRQDHHKKKRVSTSWRRPRGQLSKQRRGIKGKGDTVQAGFRSPEAVRGLHPSGFEEVRVHNVDDLEGLDGDREAVRIASKVGGRKRERIEDEAEERGIRVLNPTYEEVEVEG
- a CDS encoding 50S ribosomal protein L30, with the protein product MKAVVQLRGEVDVSGDVVDTLEMLNVGRVNHATLVPETPTYEGMVTKVNDVVAHGEPSADVVAELLRRRGDPAEGTAEVDDEWVADNTDYDDVDALAAALVAEETTLQEQGLSPTLRLHPPRGGHDGIKKSVVEGGQLGPHDTEAIDGLLEAMR
- a CDS encoding 30S ribosomal protein S5; this encodes MSADGWEPQTRLGRKVADGEIDTMQDALNAGLPLKEPELVDQLVPDLEDEVLDINMVQRMTDSGRRVKFRVVVVVGNRDGLVGYAEGRDDQVGGAIQKAIEIGKLNLIDVSRGCGSWECGCGRPHTVALRTTGKAGSVEVELQPAPRGLGLAGGETVRKVLELAGIEDIWTRSSGNTRTTVNFAKATFNALRKTAEARVPQRAFEEREVIE
- a CDS encoding 50S ribosomal protein L18 codes for the protein MATGPRYTVPLRRRREGRTNYHQRLRLLKSGKPRLVARKSNQHVRAQLVTTGPQGDNTIASAVSSDLEEYGWEAPTGNMPAAYLTGLLAGKRAIEAGLEEAVLDIGLNSPTPGSKVFAVQEGAIDAGLEIPHNDDVLADWSRTRGEHIAEYAESEGGLYGGDFDATDLPDHFDETRERLMEEL
- a CDS encoding uL15m family ribosomal protein, whose product is MTNKKKRQRGSRTHGGGSHKNRRGAGHRGGRGAAGRDKHEFHNYEPLGKSGFSRPEKVKEDVATVDVRELDEDAAVLAAEGVAEETGSGYRVDARDVVEDGHEADVVKVLGAGQVRGELEVVADAFSETAREKLESAGGTAELSARGEERAEAEAESDTDEESETQ
- a CDS encoding 50S ribosomal protein L19e, which encodes MTDLSAQKRLASDVLDVGKNKVWFDPERQGDIAEAITREDVRELVDEGAIRADEPEGNSRGRARERQQKRAYGHQTGPGSRRGKAGARQDPKGDWQSRIRAQRERLKELRDGGDLERSAYRDLYDKAGGGEFDSVADMERFIDENYGDT
- a CDS encoding 30S ribosomal protein S8; its protein translation is MTGTDPLANALSALNNAESVGHLTQEVSPASNEIGSVLEVFYDRGYIDGFQLVEDGTTEQFEVELKGAINECGPVNPRYSAGADEFEKWEKRFLPARDYGTLVVTTSHGIMSHYEAREQGIGGQVIAYVY